Proteins co-encoded in one Acipenser ruthenus chromosome 3, fAciRut3.2 maternal haplotype, whole genome shotgun sequence genomic window:
- the LOC117394936 gene encoding chondroitin sulfate glucuronyltransferase-like isoform X1 has translation MRLSSLLALFRPALPLILGLSLGCSLSLLTMSWTQGDTDEPCGDGLVNGGLFAGNQGHNNNGGNGAGGGNEDFQPHIVPYYRDPNKLHKKVFRTRYIHTELGIRERLLVGILTSRVTLTTLAVAVNRTVAHHFHKTFFFTGVRSPKIPHGMQVVAHGDDRPVWLMYETVRYLHQHFGGDYDWFYLAQDDTYTQAERLSQLVSHLSAGQDLYLGRAEEFIGGDERARYCHGGYGYLLSRSLLARLQPHLDTCRNDILSVRPDEWLGRCIIDSLGLSCVEVHQEMQYRYFELGKNADPEREDSAAFKNAFTVHPVSDPTLMYRLHKRFSQIELERTNLQIQQLQVQISNLSSLTPEGKAGATWPIGINSPFKPKTRFEVINWEYFTEEHIYPCIDGAPKCELRGADRADVTDVVETAVERLNEHYQPVLRFRKQRLLNGYRRFDPTRGMEYTLDLALEAFTQKGHSQVIAKRVGLLRPLSSIEIIPMPYVTEATRVQVILPVTAHEQDYVGNFLDMYVMNALDTHDNVLLTFLFIYEPFDAQRVSQNDVFAGIKSMIGEVEKRYANVKILWISVKTEVPSQVKLMDIISKKHPVDTLFFLASVWTEVNTDFLNRCRMNAISNWQVFFPIHFQEYSPAIVYRDQQPSVASSSAAESLKDGHFDRHVFEEACFYNADYMAARTKMAADILDNDEMLESMDVYEIFVRYSSLHVFRAVEPALVQKYVRRTCNPRFSEDIYHRCVLSNLEGLASRSHLAMALFEQEQANST, from the exons ATGCGTCTGTCCTCCCTCCTGGCCTTATTCAGGCCTGCACTTCCTTTAATCCTGGGGCTTTCCTTGGGGTGCAGCCTCAGTCTGCTGACCATGTCCTGGACACAGGGGGACACTGATGAACCCTGTGGGGATGGACTGGTAAACGGAGGGCTGTTTGCTGGAAACCAGGGACACAACAATAATGGTGGCAACGGGGCAGGTGGAGGGAATGAAGATTTCCAGCCACACATTGTTCCTTACTACAGGGACCCCAACAAACTGCACAAAAAGGTCTTTAG GACGCGGTACATCCACACAGAGCTGGGTATACGAGAGCGCCTTCTAGTGGGCATCCTGACATCACGGGTCACGCTGACCACGCTGGCAGTGGCGGTGAACCGCACGGTGGCGCACCACTTCCACAAGACCTTCTTTTTTACAGGGGTTCGGAGCCCCAAGATACCCCATGGCATGCAGGTGGTGGCTCATGGGGATGATCGGCCCGTCTGGCTGATGTACGAGACGGTACGCTACCTCCACCAGCATTTCGGGGGAGACTATGACTGGTTCTACCTGGCGCAGGACGACACTTACACGCAGGCAGAGCGGCTGAGCCAGCTGGTGAGCCACCTGAGCGCCGGGCAGGACCTGTACCTGGGACGCGCTGAGGAGTTCATTGGTGGAGACGAGCGCGCCCGCTACTGCCACGGAGGCTACGGCTACCTGCTGTCCCGCAGCCTACTGGCCCGCCTGCAGCCGCACCTGGACACCTGCCGTAACGACATCCTGAGCGTGCGGCCCGACGAGTGGCTCGGCCGCTGCATCATCGACTCCCTGGGGCTGAGCTGTGTGGAGGTGCACCAG GAGATGCAGTATCGGTATTTTGAGCTTGGGAAGAACGCTGACCCTGAACGCGAGGACAGtgctgcatttaaaaatgccTTCACAGTCCATCCCGTCTCCGACCCCACGCTGATGTACCGACTGCACAAGCGCTTCAGTCAGATCGAGCTTGAGAGGACCAACCTTCAGATCCAGCAACTACAG GTCCAGATCAGTAACCTCAGCTCGTTGACACCAGAGGGGAAGGCAGGGGCCACCTGGCCCATTGGCATCAACTCTCCCTTCAAGCCCAAAACCCGCTTTGAGGTGATTAACTGGGAATACTTCACAGAGGAGCACATCTACCCCTGCATCGACGGGGCCCCCAAGTGCGAACTGCGGGGGGCAGACCGGGCAGATGTAACTGATGTGGTGGAGACGGCTGTGGAAAGGCTGAATGAGCACTACCAGCCTGTCCTGCGCTTTCGCAAGCAGCGTCTGCTGAATGGCTACCGGCGCTTCGACCCCACACGGGGCATGGAGTACACCCTGGACTTGGCCCTGGAGGCCTTCACGCAGAAGGGTCACAGCCAGGTGATAGCCAAACGGGTGGGCCTCTTGCGGCCGCTTAGCTCCATCGAGATCATCCCCATGCCCTACGTGACAGAGGCCACCAGGGTGCAGGTCATCCTTCCCGTCACGGCCCACGAGCAAGACTACGTGGGTAACTTCCTGGACATGTACGTGATGAATGCTCTGGACACCCATGACAACGTGCTCCTGACCTTCCTTTTCATCTATGAACCCTTTGATGCCCAGAGGGTCAGCCAGAATGACGTCTTTGCTGGGATCAAGTCCATGATTGGTGAGGTGGAGAAGCGATATGCCAACGTCAAGATCCTCTGGATCAGCGTCAAGACTGAGGTCCCCTCTCAGGTCAAACTGATGGACATCATCTCCAAGAAGCACCCCGTTGACACTCTGTTCTTTCTGGCCAGCGTCTGGACAGAAGTCAACACAGACTTCCTCAACAGGTGCCGGATGAACGCAATCAGCAACTGGCAGGTCTTCTTCCCTATCCACTTCCAGGAGTACAGCCCAGCCATTGTGTACCGTGACCAACAGCCCTCTGTTGCTTCCTCCTCGGCCGCCGAGTCGCTGAAGGATGGCCATTTTGACCGCCACGTCTTTGAAGAGGCCTGCTTCTACAATGCAGACTACATGGCTGCACGCACCAAGATGGCGGCCGACATCCTGGACAACGATGAGATGCTGGAGAGCATGGATGTCTATGAGATCTTTGTTCGCTACTCCAGTCTACACGTCTTCCGCGCTGTCGAGCCTGCTCTGGTGCAGAAGTACGTCCGCAGAACATGCAATCCTCGCTTCAGTGAGGACATCTACCACCGCTGTGTGCTGAGCAACCTGGAGGGGCTGGCCTCACGATCACACTTGGCTATGGCCCTGTTTGAACAGGAGCAGGCCAACAGCACTTAA
- the LOC117394936 gene encoding chondroitin sulfate glucuronyltransferase-like isoform X2, whose product MSWTQGDTDEPCGDGLVNGGLFAGNQGHNNNGGNGAGGGNEDFQPHIVPYYRDPNKLHKKVFRTRYIHTELGIRERLLVGILTSRVTLTTLAVAVNRTVAHHFHKTFFFTGVRSPKIPHGMQVVAHGDDRPVWLMYETVRYLHQHFGGDYDWFYLAQDDTYTQAERLSQLVSHLSAGQDLYLGRAEEFIGGDERARYCHGGYGYLLSRSLLARLQPHLDTCRNDILSVRPDEWLGRCIIDSLGLSCVEVHQEMQYRYFELGKNADPEREDSAAFKNAFTVHPVSDPTLMYRLHKRFSQIELERTNLQIQQLQVQISNLSSLTPEGKAGATWPIGINSPFKPKTRFEVINWEYFTEEHIYPCIDGAPKCELRGADRADVTDVVETAVERLNEHYQPVLRFRKQRLLNGYRRFDPTRGMEYTLDLALEAFTQKGHSQVIAKRVGLLRPLSSIEIIPMPYVTEATRVQVILPVTAHEQDYVGNFLDMYVMNALDTHDNVLLTFLFIYEPFDAQRVSQNDVFAGIKSMIGEVEKRYANVKILWISVKTEVPSQVKLMDIISKKHPVDTLFFLASVWTEVNTDFLNRCRMNAISNWQVFFPIHFQEYSPAIVYRDQQPSVASSSAAESLKDGHFDRHVFEEACFYNADYMAARTKMAADILDNDEMLESMDVYEIFVRYSSLHVFRAVEPALVQKYVRRTCNPRFSEDIYHRCVLSNLEGLASRSHLAMALFEQEQANST is encoded by the exons ATGTCCTGGACACAGGGGGACACTGATGAACCCTGTGGGGATGGACTGGTAAACGGAGGGCTGTTTGCTGGAAACCAGGGACACAACAATAATGGTGGCAACGGGGCAGGTGGAGGGAATGAAGATTTCCAGCCACACATTGTTCCTTACTACAGGGACCCCAACAAACTGCACAAAAAGGTCTTTAG GACGCGGTACATCCACACAGAGCTGGGTATACGAGAGCGCCTTCTAGTGGGCATCCTGACATCACGGGTCACGCTGACCACGCTGGCAGTGGCGGTGAACCGCACGGTGGCGCACCACTTCCACAAGACCTTCTTTTTTACAGGGGTTCGGAGCCCCAAGATACCCCATGGCATGCAGGTGGTGGCTCATGGGGATGATCGGCCCGTCTGGCTGATGTACGAGACGGTACGCTACCTCCACCAGCATTTCGGGGGAGACTATGACTGGTTCTACCTGGCGCAGGACGACACTTACACGCAGGCAGAGCGGCTGAGCCAGCTGGTGAGCCACCTGAGCGCCGGGCAGGACCTGTACCTGGGACGCGCTGAGGAGTTCATTGGTGGAGACGAGCGCGCCCGCTACTGCCACGGAGGCTACGGCTACCTGCTGTCCCGCAGCCTACTGGCCCGCCTGCAGCCGCACCTGGACACCTGCCGTAACGACATCCTGAGCGTGCGGCCCGACGAGTGGCTCGGCCGCTGCATCATCGACTCCCTGGGGCTGAGCTGTGTGGAGGTGCACCAG GAGATGCAGTATCGGTATTTTGAGCTTGGGAAGAACGCTGACCCTGAACGCGAGGACAGtgctgcatttaaaaatgccTTCACAGTCCATCCCGTCTCCGACCCCACGCTGATGTACCGACTGCACAAGCGCTTCAGTCAGATCGAGCTTGAGAGGACCAACCTTCAGATCCAGCAACTACAG GTCCAGATCAGTAACCTCAGCTCGTTGACACCAGAGGGGAAGGCAGGGGCCACCTGGCCCATTGGCATCAACTCTCCCTTCAAGCCCAAAACCCGCTTTGAGGTGATTAACTGGGAATACTTCACAGAGGAGCACATCTACCCCTGCATCGACGGGGCCCCCAAGTGCGAACTGCGGGGGGCAGACCGGGCAGATGTAACTGATGTGGTGGAGACGGCTGTGGAAAGGCTGAATGAGCACTACCAGCCTGTCCTGCGCTTTCGCAAGCAGCGTCTGCTGAATGGCTACCGGCGCTTCGACCCCACACGGGGCATGGAGTACACCCTGGACTTGGCCCTGGAGGCCTTCACGCAGAAGGGTCACAGCCAGGTGATAGCCAAACGGGTGGGCCTCTTGCGGCCGCTTAGCTCCATCGAGATCATCCCCATGCCCTACGTGACAGAGGCCACCAGGGTGCAGGTCATCCTTCCCGTCACGGCCCACGAGCAAGACTACGTGGGTAACTTCCTGGACATGTACGTGATGAATGCTCTGGACACCCATGACAACGTGCTCCTGACCTTCCTTTTCATCTATGAACCCTTTGATGCCCAGAGGGTCAGCCAGAATGACGTCTTTGCTGGGATCAAGTCCATGATTGGTGAGGTGGAGAAGCGATATGCCAACGTCAAGATCCTCTGGATCAGCGTCAAGACTGAGGTCCCCTCTCAGGTCAAACTGATGGACATCATCTCCAAGAAGCACCCCGTTGACACTCTGTTCTTTCTGGCCAGCGTCTGGACAGAAGTCAACACAGACTTCCTCAACAGGTGCCGGATGAACGCAATCAGCAACTGGCAGGTCTTCTTCCCTATCCACTTCCAGGAGTACAGCCCAGCCATTGTGTACCGTGACCAACAGCCCTCTGTTGCTTCCTCCTCGGCCGCCGAGTCGCTGAAGGATGGCCATTTTGACCGCCACGTCTTTGAAGAGGCCTGCTTCTACAATGCAGACTACATGGCTGCACGCACCAAGATGGCGGCCGACATCCTGGACAACGATGAGATGCTGGAGAGCATGGATGTCTATGAGATCTTTGTTCGCTACTCCAGTCTACACGTCTTCCGCGCTGTCGAGCCTGCTCTGGTGCAGAAGTACGTCCGCAGAACATGCAATCCTCGCTTCAGTGAGGACATCTACCACCGCTGTGTGCTGAGCAACCTGGAGGGGCTGGCCTCACGATCACACTTGGCTATGGCCCTGTTTGAACAGGAGCAGGCCAACAGCACTTAA